The region ATTTTTTAAGGGTTAAGATGAAGGCATGTGTTTCTAAAGGCATGTTGACTCTGAACCCCTTTGACCCTCTAAAAGATAGTGGAATAAGCTCTCATTAGCTGCTGCTGCACAAGAATATAGCAACCCTCAATAATTTCATCTTTATGTTTTACTGTGGTGTGGGAGAGGAACATCCAGGTTTATTGGCCATCAGAGGCCCTAAAATTCAGATGAGCTGCTTTTTGCCAGCACCAGCCACTTCCCTCTTAGAATGCCTCATCAGTAAACAATGGAGATCATCCATTCCATCATTCTATCATATTTGAGGTCAACCCCCGTGACAATGTGATGTTATCGCAATAAATCCTGGTCATGTCAATACCAGTATTGTTTATACCTTGTAATCTGCCGACTCAACAATTCTGCAAGGTGTTTCTTGTTACAGGCACTGGAATCAGACTCCCTCTCTGTCTTTAAAAAATGGCTAAAGACAAAACTTGTCCTTGAGCGTTAACCCTACACTACCTACATCTCCTTGGCTAGTTTTTGAACACAGTTGAAACGTTGTATTGCAGCACTTATTATATTACTCTGTCCGTAAGATGACTAATTTTTGCTGTATCTTTCCACATTTTGTAAGTcagtttggataaaagcatctgctaaatgaataaatgtaaatgtaatgtattgaTGTTCAGTATCCACAACTATGATAATCAAATCTCAGCATTTTCTAATACAGTGATTCTAAACCAAATGGCTGGGGCCCACATGGGGGCCATAGAAaacttttaaatggatagttcacccaaaaaaactcAAACTGTTGATATCCctggtgtgtatgactttgtttcttcagcaaatacatttgaagaaaaatagaaaatattttagctcagcaggtccttaaaatgcaagtggatggtgatcagacctttgaacctccaaaaatcacagacagtcagcataaatgtcatccataccaGTCCAAtggttaaattattatttgtatcattatctgttttgaatcaccatccacttgccttttaaggacctacagagccgagatttttttcttcaaatgtattctgctgaagaaagaaagtcagtaaattatgagagaattttcaattttgggtgaactatttctttaaggggactatttattaattaaaatagttcaaaataatttaataagcTATAATATGGTAATCTAACTTTCTTTAACTTgtgtaaaaaatgctaaaaatccaAGATGTACAACATGTAAACTGACatcatatttcttattttaatttaaatatttagtatttcttatcatatttcttattttatcaaCAACTCCCTTCAATAAAatctttttattgaagaacatACAGTTCTTTAAACTTCTAAAATCACAAAATGAATAGcgattcaatattttaatgtattgacATTGTTAGTTTCTGTTAATAAAATTTGAAGACAAGCAGCTTTCTTGGCATTTTGACAGAAGTACCAGAGGAAGTATCAAAAGGGTTGAGGACCACTGTTCTAATACTCATATCCAAACCAAATTAGAGCACAGACTGAGCTGGAGAACTGTACATCTCCACCAGTCCAGACCAACCTTCCCCCAACTCACTTTCACAGCATGCCTCTGAACAGCTGCTTAGGTACTTGTCTGGACTGAGTTACTGCAAGGTGCCTGTCTTTCTGCTTTTATAGTGAATATTACTTTAGTTGATGTAAATATGGCTTAGGTGTAGTCTCTTTCCCTCAGCATGGGCCACGGCTGGCCCACAGACCAAACCCTGACCCCTGTTCCACTCTCCCTCAGGTGAGGCTCAAGCAGTGGTCTGGAGGAAGTCATAAGCACGTTGGGCGACAGTAAATATCCAAATGCTCTCCTTTCATTTCTTTATATGCTTCCAGTTGATACTCGGTCATAACTTCATACAGGAAGATAAATAACTTGTCCTCAGCCCTTATCTTGAGCCTTTGCATAGGAAGGTTCTGTGTTACAGTAGAATGATAGGTTAGCAAAGACTTTTTTTCAATTCTACAAGGAACACAAAGTATACTGTCaaccatataaaaaaatacagttacatACAATTGCAGATAAATTGCATTATTAAATCAAAATGTTCATAAAACTGGAATATGATGTCAATATAAACACTTTGAATAAACGTGACAGATTTGAAAAGGGCTTATAACTGCTCTTATTCATAACAGATGTACAGTATATCCTTTTTCGGAAATGCCTACGTCTTGTGGAGGATTCAAGAATTAGAGTTTTAGAATGATTCTAATGGCGTAATTAAAAATTAATCATATAGCCTATTTTATCTGTGGAGCCGGCTGTTTCCTTTCCATGTGGCCATCTGTACCTTATACAGGCACATTTCTACTCTGCACCATCTCACAGCCATTAATGCATGACTACTGAGGACTGCTCTACTGTCCGAGCTTCTGCTCCAGTTGCCGCATACGTTGTTACACACACGGTCATGCATGTGATGGCAAAGATTTTACTTTCCTGCACAGTATCATTTTATTATCCATAGTAATGCATGACTGCATTCAGACATGGTTCAGTGTTTAGAACATACTGTACATCCAGGCATGTACAGATATCCTGTCTACGCTGTTctcacttttaaaagtaacattacccaACGCTAACTGTAAGTGACTGCAACATAATGGATTGACTATCTGCTTTGGAATGGACACATGTAGCCATCCATCAGCTCTGAGTGTGCATGAGAGTGTGGGTGGCCTGGACTCACAGTATTATTGCAATTTGTATTCAATTGACAGTAATTCCACAGTCCCCATGAAGAACGCCCCCTCCCATACCAAGCACATGATGAAGAACatatcagcacacacacatactgtacataagatTATGCGCATTCTGCAACAAAAAAGAAATACCTATGAAAACGAAATGTGATTCAATGAACGTTTTTAATGTGAAAACTGAATTATGCCTAGATCTTAAGCCCTGTGTGTTGAATATTCATAAACgcttcatttttttctttataacttTTGAGTCATTTTAGTTGGTGCCTTCTACTTGAAAATTGTTTTTAGGATTTAATGCATGCATTTTTCACACATTcgattttttaatagttttagttttataatctaaatattgaGTGAGGTGCCTCACTTCACTGAAATATTATTCTTTTCAGACGTAAAGTTATTTTCAGAGTGAAAATTTACTAATGGTCAGTGTCTTGTGGACatcatgtaaaatatacagtatacctcATGTTAAGAATTGGTGTTGTATTTTAGATACATTCTCAACATCTTTTTGCACATCACTGAAGTCAAATACGTATGCTTTACTGCTTGCATCCAAATGAAAGTACACTTTTATGAGGTGTGCTCTTTCCACAACACGCACAGTCTCTCTCACTCATTTTCTTGCCCTGCTCACTGTCTGCAGATTACAGCCAGGTATTTTTAAGTGCTAAAGAATGAAAACTATAGAAACCTTAATGAAATGGGTGGCTACAGTAATGCCATAACACACAAAGAAAAATTCTCCTGTCTAAAAAATCTGTTCACTGCATGTTTCACGGCTGTATTTTGTCTACAAGTGCAAAACAGGCCAACCATCAAATCTTGCTCTCAGTCACCTTGCTGTTGATTGAAAGCAATGTTGACCTGGAAAGTGTGAATCAAGAAAACAATCTTAAGACAAATCATGCAAACATGTGTTCCTACTCTTCAAAACCAGTTATGTTCAAACAGAAAAAAGATCTCATTAGAAAAATCTCCCCTCTCCACATATGTAATCAACCAACAGCTACTATTCAAAGGTCTAATCCAGTCAAAGAACAGTTTAATAAAAGACATGTcataatttaattgatcaaaatttaagaaaatatttcaatTCATAGACAGGGCTCTGTTTCATATTTTTGTACATAAACATCTATAACATCTATGAGTATTGGCCTGCTAAGTTTTActacaatataaataatcttaATCACACTATTGAAAATGTTGGATCCCAAACAAAGGTTTTCATTTTACAGGTGTTCCTTTAACTTGAGGATCTGCATTAAATCATGGCCATGTATTGTTAGCCAgcagtatgtaaacatttgtacacACATCTACCCAAAATGCAAACAGTTTTCACATAATCTTTACAATGTGTAGTTTCATATTGCTGtgtttcattattttttacaaatgcagCAGTTTCTAACATAAACAGACAAAACCCCATTATTATAGTTACAGAAAATGGTTATCTTAACTTTTGGAACACTATGTCTGATTGCTTTCATTAAACACAAGCCACGCTGAGCCTCTGTGTCCtaatggaatttaaaaaaatgttttaaataaataaccaaCATTagaaacacaataaacatttatacaAGCCTACTCACACCAATCAGGAAAGCAATAACACTCAGAGGATTGTCTGGACACTCGTCACTTACAACCTCTTATGGGACAACactttgtatgtgttttttaaaATATTCACTGGTACACCATAGCAGGTATTGGCGTTTTGATCATATCTAAATATATACAACTTTCTGTTAAATGTTTTATGGTACAGTATGGGGTGATAGTACAGTGGTAATATTAATCATGTTATAAATCCTTCCAGTAAATAGGTCAATAACTATGGCTTGTGCTCATCTGATTGAGATCCAGAACAACATGCACCTTTTAACTGTAATTATTTAATGagtatttatgtatttgtgtttgtatgtgctttATAAAGTCATACCTCATTCCACGTGGCATCTTGTGTTTAAAATTTAAATCAATCATCATACATAATACCACAGTATTAAAAAGTGATATTTGTGTATAACCTAATAACTTGATGGAATCATTTTTCTATAACtcaattaaaaatattacaaatatgtttttcaagtttcctaaaaatattgaaaaggaCAGTAGACTAAAAGAGTCAATTTAAATTGTGTTAATCTCAATATACTACAATATTGAGCatgttcttgtttgtttgtttgtttcattcatAGATTAGCCTATCTATCCTTGGTCTGTACTTCTCATAAACGATATGCCAAATGTAGGCCTACCTTAAGATTttcatatttgaatatttttagtCCATTAAATGAAAACGTACAGCTCCACATTTTTTGAAAAGCACTTGTTGCTTAAAAACACCGTCATTGTTCTTTTGGGGATGCATCGGTCTATAGTTGCAAACTATGTCAAAGCtaaaacaattttgtttaaaattactAACTGAATCAAGTTTATGTTATATTAATCTTGGAGGGTTTCGTTCGTTTCAGGACATTTGCAGTGTTTTGCACGCTTGAGCAAAATATTGAATTGGCTACTATTTCTCCTGATTGAAAAGACTTTGCACATTCTTTTTATTGAAATGCAACTTATTAGCCCGTTATTTATCGAGTCCCAAAAAATCTGGCTTCTCAGAATTTAATTACGATGGGTGTCTTGTTTTTTCTTCCACCGAACCGCACATTGACACAAACGTCTgggtttaatttgtttttctttctctccccgcTTAGCATGACATGTCTGAAAGAATGTAACTCATCAGGTCTTGTGGGGCAAACCACGGAACAGCCGCGTACTGCCGCCACCCTGCGCTTTCGAGAGATGAAAAAGCATCTTGCAATAATCAGTCCAATTAGTGGAGGTCGCGGCTGTGCGCTCTCCGGTTAGCTGTGGGAGGTTGTCAAAACAGGGGGCGGCTATTAGAGGAAACGCGATCCCCATTCATCAGCATTGTAATAATCACCGCGCAGAAGAGCAGTATATGTCCAGCGAAGCTCTGATCAAAATGATCATTGGAAACAAGCCGTTTACAAACAGTGTCAAGGCGAGACGAGTACCTTGATTTGGCTCTTGTCATTGATCACCCCTACCCTCACCCATGTCCCAAATCCCTCCAATCTTCTGTTTTCCGGTGTTTCACTGCAttgatatataattatattacagaAAAGATTGGCAAAATAGAGACGAGGTGTGACTATCTAAGAATTAGCTAACAAGCCTATACGTACTGTATGTTTTTGACTGTTAAATTCACTGAGCTGCTTAGTTTCATTGTTTAACAAATCATATAAATCATTTGTGGCTCGCATGCTGCGATTGTTGTCATAACAGTCCTCCCaatcaaataatgtttattttagattAAATATCCAGGGAACGCTCCACAAAGATAATCAGgaaataaaagtaatctatgtAGCCtactgattacaaaaaaaaaaaaaaaaaagaagcattgctctgtttgtgtAATGGCGCAATACTGAATTGCGCCATTACTGTATTGCGCCATTACTGTATTGTGCCATtccacaaacagagcaatgtttattattattattattattattattattattactattgctattattattattattattattgtaatcacTTGTATTCCTATCAGTCATTACTGTATAGACAGGAACAACTTCTGTTGTTTCACGTTATTTCTATAACATAAACGTAATACCAAGCTAGTTTGACAGTTAATTTAGTTCATATCTGTTTAGGTCGCTGGGTTTGCACAAATGCAGACGGAAACTACGTCTACGTCTACAGAGACACGAGATACGAGACTTTTTCTCCGACATCACTCtgtaaacatgaatataatgtctatACTGGAACAGACAGTCATACTGATACCAGTTGTCTGTCCACAAGTACCAATGCACTGAAGATGCTCCTTTTGCTTCTTtccttaatggaatagttcattcaaaaatgaaaattctctcatcatatactcaccctcatgtcataccagatgtgtatgactttcttaacacaaatgaagattatagaagaatatctcagctctgtaggtccatacaatgcaagtaaataatgGCCAGAACttgtaagctccaaaaagcagaaaaggtgcataaaagaaatccatactaCTCCCATTGTTTaatctaagtcttctgaagtgatccagttggttttgggtgagaacaaaccaaaatgtaactcctttttcactgtacatctggccattgcagtctctagttACAATCATGATATGAAGCTTAATTATTCTTCCTAGCGCCATTTAACAGCTGTGCAcgtgtgatttatttattaaatcattGGAAACTTATGTTtgacttttatgcagccttttcCTGCTTTTttagtttcaaaatgttggcacccattaacttgTATTGTTTGGACCAACAGACCTGAAGTTTTCTTCTAAAACCTTCGTTTGTGCtctgccaaaaatgaaaaataactaaataaattcatacacatctgggatggcatgaaggtgagtaaatgatgagagaatttaaattttggggtgaaaaattccttaaaatgttttatgaattaTGTATGATTACTTTATTGATCTTAATCAATTTGTCATAATTttacttattatatatatacacacacatttttttctcacagcaaaatctgtatatacaGATATTGctgtagaaataaaataatacaattaccaTTTATGAGGTCAAATTAACCTAGAATATTGTCAATATGAGCTGACATGTTGGGTTAAATGTACAACGCAACCTGTGTTCTGTCCAATATTTACCCAGCGCTGGGTTGCCAATTGGGTTATTTTTAACCCAACCAAATTAAGCCTATAGGATACAGTGCAAGcataaatttattattattattattagtagtagtattaataataataattaacaataataacatgTGAAACCTTGAAATTAAATGCTGAAATCTTTATTGATTCATCAGATcgcaatataaaatattttcataaatttaGCCCGCAGGGTCAAAAACATTGATCTCTTGTTTAATTACTTAGCTATTGTCGTCTTTTAATAAAAAGGACAAGCGTGGAAGTATATTTACATGCGTAACTATGTAGTGCACTTTGACCCAATATAGCCTACAGTAGAGCATTTCGCTCTATAAATTATAAAACAGCACATTAAAACATTAACCTATCTTTCCATAATCCTAACCTCATCGAATTTGATATTTgcagtgttttgaaaaaagttttGAAGTTAATTACACATCAGAAAACCACATCACAGGCCTTCATTGCTTcagtacaattttattttatttttttttactgcaaaaaCAAGACCTTAAGCAACTTTATCTCGTCCTTTTAACAAGCCTGGCGTGTCTCAACAGCGTCAGCTATTTTTCCCTTATTTGACATAATATGCCATTCTGCTGAACTTACTTGTGGTCTCAATTATCATTCAGGTGGAATCAGAGAGTGTCTCTGATGAAAGCAGAACCTTGTTTCTATGCCACAGCACACGCTGAGTTACAGTTCAGTCTAATTGAGAGACATTGACTGATGATACGCCAATAACAGCGTGCGCGATTGACGCTTTTCGGAGCTATCAGGCTGTAAATGACTGCGTTGCTTTACTCCTTTAATAagaatattcaaaatatatacatAGGCTAACACTGACAGTCACAGAAATTTAAAATTCAAGAATGGATGAAAATATGACATTTCGAGGAACTTTTAATAAGAGCAATTTCTATAACTCTTGAGTTGTCTTACCGGCAGCAAACGTCCATCGCAGTGTTTCATGTCCCTTACTTGCGGTTGTTCATCCTAACGTCTAGCCTTTACCTTTACACTACTTAAAAAAACGCCCTCCAACCCTGTTCAACACTAGTGTATAATGCCTGTGTTCCAGTCGTGCACTTGGAGAAACATACACCCTCGTTTATCCTCAACAACCTCTCAATAATGCACAACAGGccgattacatttacattaaatgtaaaGAAGGAATAAGAAAGACAATAGATCAAACTTATGCTTAATGTGCTTGTAAATCAGGTTTACTAATATGCCAAACTGTGATTACTTCATAGTGGTATAGGCTACTAGCTATCACCAATTATAGCCTAATGTGCTGCGAAAATGTTTGAGAATTCTGTTTCTTTAAGTCTCCACAATAGTTAAATATTTTTGGTCTAAACAagttacaaaaagtaaaaagtTTGCTTATGCAGTGTTGATTTTCTGCTTATGGCCACTCGCTCTCCGGTTCCTTTGGAGAGCGTCTGCGGTGCGCCTTCTTGCTCCGGCGCTCTCGCCACAACTGCTGCTACCTCACTACCTCACAGAGCAGCGTTCTTTGGTTGCTGGAAGTGTCTGTCAAACCCCGGATAAAAATGTTACATGCAGGGAAATCGAGGCATATTTCGATGTCGGTGGGCGGGCTCTAAATTAAGGGAATAATCAGTCAGCCGGCCCAAGGAGCCACCTCAAAGCATATCGGGTTACCTTGAATGACAGCGTAACCATGGCAAGTAATTTGACTAAAACTATTGTCTTATCCTCACCATCCCCGGGTCAGATAACCAACCAATCACAGTTCACATAATCGCTTTTCTTGCCAGCTtagaataatattattaaaacaagCGAGCGAGGTCCTTCTTCGGGAGTGCGTTATGCTGAAAGGACATAGAAGAGGTGGTGAGCGACTCGCGCAGGAGGAACAACTTTCACTCGTGTGCTTTAGATGGATATACAGTGTATGATGTGTGCTTGAACGGATCTAAAGTTGTGTGCCTCTCTTCGCCCGGAGTGGGATTTGACTGTTTAATCACAAAACGTCGTTTCTAAAATTGTATCTCTCCAGGGTCTACATTGAGTATAGAAGAACTCTTGTCGTTATCATTAAATTAGGCGTAAAAGCAAAAAGTGGACTTTTAATCCTGAGAAACCATGTCTATGCTTCCAACGTTCGGCTTTACGCAAGAGCAAGTGGCGTGCGTCTGCGAGGTACTTCAGCAGGGTGGCAACATTGAACGTCTCGGGCGCTTTTTGTGGTCTCTGCCGGCCTGCGAACATCTCCACAAGAACGAGAGTGTGCTCAAAGCAAAAGCCGTGGTCGCTTTTCACAGGGGGAATTTCAGAGAGCTATATAAGATTCTCGAGAGCCACCAGTTCTCACCGCACAACCACCCGAAACTGCAGCAGCTGTGGCTCAAAGCGCATTACATCGAGGCAGAGAAGCTCCGGGGCCGCCCTCTTGGGGCTGTTGGGAAGTACCGCGTCCGAAGAAAGTTTCCGCTACCCCGGTCCATTTGGGACGGCGAAGAGACAAGTTACTGCTTTAAAGAAAAGAGCAGGAGCGTGCTGCGGGAATGGTACACCCATAACCCATACCCGTCCCCGCGGGAGAAGAGGGAACTAGCAGAAGCAACTGGGCTTACAACAACACAAGTCAGTAACTGGTTTAAAAACAGACGTCAACGCGACCGAGCAGCGGAGGCAAAAGAAAGGTACGA is a window of Xyrauchen texanus isolate HMW12.3.18 chromosome 24, RBS_HiC_50CHRs, whole genome shotgun sequence DNA encoding:
- the LOC127617966 gene encoding homeobox protein SIX2, yielding MSMLPTFGFTQEQVACVCEVLQQGGNIERLGRFLWSLPACEHLHKNESVLKAKAVVAFHRGNFRELYKILESHQFSPHNHPKLQQLWLKAHYIEAEKLRGRPLGAVGKYRVRRKFPLPRSIWDGEETSYCFKEKSRSVLREWYTHNPYPSPREKRELAEATGLTTTQVSNWFKNRRQRDRAAEAKERENNENSNTNSHNPLTSSMNGNKTILGSSDDDKTPSGTPDHTSSSPGLLLTSNSGLHSLHGLAPPPGPSAIPVPSADSVHHHHHTLHDTILNSMSSNLVDLGS